The DNA region CAGGAGATTCGCTTGAATGTTTATTAACTATAAGCGCTGTATAGATTACAGAGTCGGAGAACATCTTATTGAAGAACCTATAACGCACCATCTCCACTGCATATTCATTTTCACTTAAGTTTGTTCTTATTTCTTTCCAGGTAGCCCTTCTCTTGATTTCTTCTCCGTTAAAGAGAGTGGAGCGCTTGCTCATTTCTTTTTCCAGATGCTCAATAGACGCTTCAATACGATGAGGATCTATATTCTGAGCTGTAAGTTGTTCCTTTGTATAAGATAACGAACTGGTAAGGGATTCGCTTTGCATAATCCATTCATTATACATTCCTATAAGAACTGTATCTTTGCTATTCAGAATCTGTTCCCTCAACTTTATGTTGGAACTTAACAAAAGAGCTTTGGTTGCAATAGTATTGTTATATACCTCAGAAGATAATCTGGATTTTTTGTTGCCAAATACATCAAGAGCAAGGAAATTATAAAATTCAAATTCGTCTTTCATCTTACTCCAGAACTTGCTTTTTTCCCTGAAACTTAGAGATGGAAAGTAATTTCTCGTATAATCCAGGTACTTCGGAATGATCTCTTCCATTAATTCCAGAGATTTATCATACCCTTTCATCATATATTGTACTCTGGCAAGCTTGCCTGTTGCCTGTATATAACCCGGATGTTTTTCATTAAATATGGTACTAAAAAGCTGCCTTGACTTCTGATAATTTTTCTCAGCAACATCAAACTTCTCTTTATTATAAGCTATATCACCCTGCAGAAGCTTAATTTCTGCATTATACTTGTTATCCGAGCCTATCTTTTTATCCCAGTATTTTTCTGCTTCGCTTAAAAGTCTGTCAACTTCTTCAGTTCTTTTTATCTGAATATAAAATTCAGCCAGCTTCTGTAAATGCAGTGCATATAGGGGATTATTCTCTCCAACGCTTTTTTGAATAATTTTTCCGGCTTCCTGATAAAGCTTTTCTGCTTCTGCTACCTTTGCTCCTCTTTTGTATTTTAGAGCAGCGAGCTTAAACAAAGTTTCTGCACGCTTAAGATTTTCCTTTCCGAGTTTTGATAAAAAGATTTCATCAGCTTTAGCAAATGCATCTTCAGCCTTCTTATAATCACCAATCTCATTAAAATAATCTCCTTGCATAAGCTGTATTCCGGTCTGATAAAGGGACTGTTTATCAAAAACCTTTTCAGCTATATCCTTTGAATACTTTAAATATTGATCTGCCAAATTATAATTTCCATTAATTAAATTAAGTCTGGCTAAAGTTTCATAAACAGATAAAAGTTGCAAACTACCTCCTTCAAGAATTCTTTCCTTTATCTCCTGTGATTTCTTTACTTCTTTCTCACCTTTGTAATAATTGCCAGTCATAAGATAAAGAGAAGCTGCCTGTTCATGCTCTACTGCATCTGCAAGAGGATCAAATCCTTTTTTATTAAGATTCAATTGTGCTACTTTATTCAACAAGTTCTTACTCTTATCAAATTCACCCTTAAATGCATAAAGCCTGGAAATTATCAGATAAGCTTCTATCGATAGCTCGTTACGATTCTCCTTTCCAGACTCCATAGCTATTTCAGCCTTTTGAACTGAAGAAAAGCCATCTTCGTATTTACCTGAGAGAATCAGTAATTCCCCCAATTTAGCAATACCAGCTGCGTATTCAGGAGACTTTTCTCCATGTTGGAGAACAGAACCTGATACGACATCTTTCATTACAGTAATGGCCGAATCCAGCTTATCTTTTTTCTCTAATAGTCTTGCAAACGCTTTTAAATAAAAGATATTCAGATCACTTTCTTTTGCAATTTCGTTTTTAAGGCGAGATGAATAATTGGCAAAGAACATCTTTTCAGCCATATTCAGATCAGAACCATAATTAAGTTCGTACAATGCAAGTTCCAAATTAGCTTTAAAAAATTCAGGGGACTTGGCACCTTTAAATTTTGAATTAAACTCAGCTCTTGACAATAATACATTCCTATAGCTTTTCAGATCTCCCTGTCTTAGCTTAATATCAGCTTTTAATTGAAGTGTCTTATAGTGATAAGGATGGTAAGGAGGTAAAAACTTAATTATAGAAACCAAAGAATTAAGTCTGCTTTCGGCAGCCTGCAGGTCACCTTCATAAAAGGATCTGAGAGCTTCACAATAGTTATAAGCAATTTCATATCTATCCTTTGTCCCAACTGACCTGAATGCATACATCTGAAGTCTGCGCAGATAATTTTTATATTGAATGATCTGTCCATCCTTTATAGATTCAATAGTCTGATTGACCAGGTCTTCCACTTTTGATGACTCATATTCCGCTGCTGAGGAACGACCGTAACATTGATTATAGGCCATTGCTGATTTGCCATAAGATTTTTTCTTATCCAGTAGTTCTGCTTCCCCTCTTAATGCTTCAATCACATATCTGTTTGAAGAGGAAAGATTTTTATTACCCCACAAAAGGTTGTTTTTAATTAACATTTCCGCCTCACTTGTTTTACCTATCTGAAACAAGCAAGTTGCTTTAAGATTGAGTAAATGTAAATAGGTCTCTTTGCGAGTTAGAAAATCAATATCTTTATCCTGTGCTGCTTTATCTTTATCTTCAACCAACTGAGATGATGCCATTTTTAATCTATACGGCTCCTGATTTTCAATTATTTCAAGTGCCTTAAAGCAGTATCCCTGGTTTTTATAAAGTTCTGCACGGGTTAATAAAAAATCCAATACCTCCGTAGAAGCCTTATCTATTCCGGAAATTTTATCTATTTGATGAAGGACGTTTTCTTCTTCAACATAATTTCCCGTTTCATTAAGGTATTGAGCAATATAAAGCAGGCATTTATGTTCGTCTCTTGGCTGAATTTTACTTTTTTCTGCAAGGCTTAAAGCTGCATTATAGGTTTGACTTGCTTTTTCAAATGACAACATGGAAAAATAAGAACTTGCTTCCAGTAACTTTGCCCTGGTAGCATCGGATATGGTTACCTTACCTTTGTCATAGCTTCTGGC from Sporocytophaga myxococcoides includes:
- a CDS encoding CHAT domain-containing protein; the encoded protein is MNRFLLGVFLCFLSLVTKGGDNENHLKQAKNDKKLAFLKYKFDQGEYEECIDGANKFARSYDKGKVTISDATRAKLLEASSYFSMLSFEKASQTYNAALSLAEKSKIQPRDEHKCLLYIAQYLNETGNYVEEENVLHQIDKISGIDKASTEVLDFLLTRAELYKNQGYCFKALEIIENQEPYRLKMASSQLVEDKDKAAQDKDIDFLTRKETYLHLLNLKATCLFQIGKTSEAEMLIKNNLLWGNKNLSSSNRYVIEALRGEAELLDKKKSYGKSAMAYNQCYGRSSAAEYESSKVEDLVNQTIESIKDGQIIQYKNYLRRLQMYAFRSVGTKDRYEIAYNYCEALRSFYEGDLQAAESRLNSLVSIIKFLPPYHPYHYKTLQLKADIKLRQGDLKSYRNVLLSRAEFNSKFKGAKSPEFFKANLELALYELNYGSDLNMAEKMFFANYSSRLKNEIAKESDLNIFYLKAFARLLEKKDKLDSAITVMKDVVSGSVLQHGEKSPEYAAGIAKLGELLILSGKYEDGFSSVQKAEIAMESGKENRNELSIEAYLIISRLYAFKGEFDKSKNLLNKVAQLNLNKKGFDPLADAVEHEQAASLYLMTGNYYKGEKEVKKSQEIKERILEGGSLQLLSVYETLARLNLINGNYNLADQYLKYSKDIAEKVFDKQSLYQTGIQLMQGDYFNEIGDYKKAEDAFAKADEIFLSKLGKENLKRAETLFKLAALKYKRGAKVAEAEKLYQEAGKIIQKSVGENNPLYALHLQKLAEFYIQIKRTEEVDRLLSEAEKYWDKKIGSDNKYNAEIKLLQGDIAYNKEKFDVAEKNYQKSRQLFSTIFNEKHPGYIQATGKLARVQYMMKGYDKSLELMEEIIPKYLDYTRNYFPSLSFREKSKFWSKMKDEFEFYNFLALDVFGNKKSRLSSEVYNNTIATKALLLSSNIKLREQILNSKDTVLIGMYNEWIMQSESLTSSLSYTKEQLTAQNIDPHRIEASIEHLEKEMSKRSTLFNGEEIKRRATWKEIRTNLSENEYAVEMVRYRFFNKMFSDSVIYTALIVNKHSSESPDVVSFSNGNAMEKKFLKYYRNVANMNIADEYSYDTYWKNIKSKIPDGATVYFSSEGVYNQLNIEMMPAPDGSFVLEKNQIVLVTNTKDLLGVAESKKKSNIKEVRRTHSDEYLLCGNPDFYSEKNNGKSASVVALPGAEKEVNELTTLLNGTGKRTVKVLSNHVTEDTIGSFVNPKVFHIATHGYFKETMARVNDDDFASNPLLNSGLMLSGAGEILSNAENTYVNQKDGILTAYEAMNLNFTSTELVVLSACETGRGDVQVGEGVYGLQRSFLIAGADAVIMSLFKVNDEITQKLMLSFYKKWIESGNKRKAFLEAKREIRKIYDNPLSWGAFIMIEGRPYREQTLQALVKE